The genomic stretch GTCGCCAGGGTTCTCAAGAAAACGCGCCAGCTCTTCATTTACGCGCGCGGCCTGGCTCTCATCGGCCAGCCAGACGTCGGTCTGGTTATGTTGCTGAATGGTCAGAATAACGCCCTGCGTCGCCATATAGTCGACAAACGCCTGGGCGACGCGCGGGTTGGTAAAAGAGGTGATCATCAACATGGGCAGCGGTCGCTTATTTCCACACAAAAGGGGACAGTATAGCGGGATCAGCGCTCAAAAGCGTATTCCACTTCTGCCGGGAAATGACGATGCCAGGCATCGAAGCCGCCGTCGACGCTGTACACCGCGTCGTAGCCCTGCTGAAGCAGATACTGCGCCGCGCCTTTGCTGCTGTTGCCGTGGTAGCACATGACCATGACCGGCGTCTCGAAGTCGTTATCGCGCATAAACGCGCCCAGCGTGTCGTTGGTGAGATGGAACGCGCCCGGCGTGTG from Enterobacter dykesii encodes the following:
- the glpE gene encoding thiosulfate sulfurtransferase GlpE, coding for MDQFECINVEEAHQKMHQGKAVLVDIRDPQSFAMGHTPGAFHLTNDTLGAFMRDNDFETPVMVMCYHGNSSKGAAQYLLQQGYDAVYSVDGGFDAWHRHFPAEVEYAFER